The DNA region CTCTGGGTGACGGAGCTCGACGGGGGCGCGACGCGCCGGCTCACCGACGACGATCTCGACAGCAACGACCCCCAGTGGAGCGCCGACGGCGCGCGGCTCGCCTACTCGGCCGCCGCGTCGGGCGGGAAGGACCTGGTCACGGCGTCGCGCACCGGCGACGACGCCCGCGTGCTCGCGCGGCGCGACGGGACGCAGTTCCCGAGCGACTGGCTGCGCGATGGCAGCGCGCTCCTGGTGACCGAGGAGGCGCGGGAGAACGGCCACGACATCCTCGTGCAGCCGGCCGACGGCTCGCCGGCGCGGCCATATGTCGCCACTCCCTCGAACGAGCTGGCCGCCCGCGTCTCGCCCGACGGGCGCTGGGTCGCGTACACGTCGGACGCGTCGGGGCGTTCGGAGGTCTACCTCGACGCCTACCCGCGGCCGGGGCGGCGCATCCGGATCTCGACCGACGGCGGCGAGCATCCGGTCTGGCGCGGCGACGGGCGGGAGCTGTACTACTGGCGCGAAGGTGCGCTGATGGCGGTGCCGATGGGGCGCGCGGCGCGCGGCGCGCTCCCGGTCCCGGGCCGGGCGACGGAGCTCTTCCGGGCGCGGTACCACGGCGGCGTCAGCACCATGTACGACGTCTCACGCGACGGGACGCGCTTCGTGATCGTGCGGCAGCCGTGAGCGCGCGGCGGTAAACGCCCGCGGCGGTCGTGGCATCATGGGCAGGACGTCACCGACCGCGCACCCCACGGGCCCACCCCCGATGCTCGCCATGCGGCCCGACCCCGAAACCGCCACTGCGCCGCCCGCCACTGCGCCGCCCTCCGCGTCTCCGGACGCCGCGCGCTGGGCGCTGGCGGCGCGCGCCGCGGCCGGCGACACGGCGGCGTTCACGGCGCTGGTGGCCGAGCTGCACCCGGTGGTGCATCGGTGGGCGCTGGTGTTCGCGGCCGATCCGGACGAGGCGGACGACGTCGCCCAGGAGGCGTTCGTCCTGATGCACCGCCAGCTGGCCGCGTTCCGGGGCGAGGCGCCGCTGGCCGCGTGGCTCTACCGGATCGTGCGGCGCGCGGCGGGGCAGCGGCGGCGCACCACGCAGCGCCGGCACCGCCTCGCGACGTCGGCCGGCGCGCTGCCCGAGCGCGACGTCTACCTCACCGACCCGGGCGCGCGCGTGGACCGGCAGTGGGTGGCGGCGCGCATCCGCGAGGTGTTCGGCGGCCTGCCGCGGCGGCAGCGCGAGATCTTCGACCTCGCGGACCTGCAGGGCTACGACCCGGCCGAGATCGCGGCGATGACGGGGCTGAACCCCGCGACCGTGCGTGCGAACCTCTACAAGGCGCGCGCGGCGGTGCGGGCCCACCTCATCGCCCGGCACCCGGGCGC from Roseisolibacter agri includes:
- a CDS encoding RNA polymerase sigma factor — translated: MRPDPETATAPPATAPPSASPDAARWALAARAAAGDTAAFTALVAELHPVVHRWALVFAADPDEADDVAQEAFVLMHRQLAAFRGEAPLAAWLYRIVRRAAGQRRRTTQRRHRLATSAGALPERDVYLTDPGARVDRQWVAARIREVFGGLPRRQREIFDLADLQGYDPAEIAAMTGLNPATVRANLYKARAAVRAHLIARHPGAAELTG